In a genomic window of Phaeodactylum tricornutum CCAP 1055/1 chromosome 6, whole genome shotgun sequence:
- a CDS encoding predicted protein, with amino-acid sequence MPSISASVKLSILLACIASLTSPALSFTPLLSSLAASVSKLQAPRSSVCLSKRSSPSRSNGALTMHMGHSHSHHIHTHTEELKNKQLQTKKRRRRAALFLFTALAILGPPLFRQRTLTRTDVGTFLLTSTILTMSDTVRRKIQHAIRKIGQLREGIVKHSSPVSPGKFLSYLFRNDNAADRVTLLGSVINLFLSAGKFAVGVSCHSSALIADAGHSLSDLFSDFITLWAVQIGRLPPDDDHPYGHGKFEAIGSLFLSLTLLATGISVGAASNRKLIEIITIQRASGWGTAASLAGQVPTSPALFMAALSIFSKEWLYRITKQVGDRLNSQVILANAWHHRSDAYSSVLALLAIGLAMYFPAMIAADSAAGILVAGMICMTGAEIMGESIKQLTDTSNEALVKKIKRLAKDYSDNVFEVTRVRARQVGSSAIVDVAIATPGELSSSASRVMAEGLRRKIMQSVDVVDAEVHSTTHDTPLLHATKTREAMASNGVVVQPNMNDIEEKVRQNINSQHPKVRSVQGVTVKLAESSARRNSVDVVIRVDPEATVAAAHAVAEDLRKSLENIDHIHQASIFLDLNAELISVSNALKP; translated from the coding sequence AGCTACAGGCTCCCCGAAGCTCCGTCTGCTTGAGCAAGCGTTCGTCTCCTTCTCGATCCAACGGAGCGCTGACCATGCACATGGGTCACAGCCATAGTCATCATATTCACACTCATACCGAAGAGCTCAAGAACAAGCAACTACAAACGAAAAAACGCCGACGCCGTGCGGCACTCTTTCTCTTCACGGCCCTCGCTATTCTGGGACCGCCGCTATTTCGTCAACGCACGCTAACACGGACTGATGTGGGGACGTTTCTGTTGACATCCACTATCCTTACCATGAGTGACACCGTACGTCGTAAAATTCAACACGCCATTCGGAAAATAGGACAATTGCGTGAAGGCATTGTCAAGCATTCGTCACCCGTATCTCCGGGAAAATTTCTCAGTTACCTTTTCCGGAACGACAACGCGGCTGATCGGGTAACGCTTTTGGGCAGTGTGATCAACTTATTTTTGAGTGCGGGAAAATTTGCCGTTGGCGTGTCGTGTCATTCGAGCGCTTTGATAGCGGATGCCGGGCATTCGCTGTCGGACCTCTTTAGTGACTTTATCACCCTGTGGGCGGTGCAAATCGGTCGTTTGCCTCCGGATGATGATCATCCGTACGGACACGGAAAATTCGAAGCCATCGGCTCCCTGTTCCTCTCATTGACCTTGCTGGCGACTGGAATATCCGTCGGCGCGGCTTCCAATCGGAAACTCATTGAAATCATCACTATCCAACGAGCGTCCGGCTGGGGTACCGCGGCATCCCTAGCTGGACAAGTGCCTACTTCGCCCGCTCTGTTCATGGCTGCCCTcagcattttttccaaagaatGGTTGTATCGTATTACAAAGCAGGTTGGAGATAGACTGAATTCGCAAGTGATTCTAGCGAATGCCTGGCATCATCGATCCGATGCGTACTCGTCTGTTCTTGCACTCTTGGCGATTGGGCTAGCGATGTATTTTCCCGCGATGATTGCTGCGGACTCGGCTGCTGGTATACTGGTGGCCGGGATGATTTGCATGACTGGTGCAGAAATTATGGGCGAATCCATTAAGCAGTTGACGGACACGAGCAACGAAGCCCTCGTGAAAAAGATAAAGCGTCTCGCGAAGGATTACTCCGATAATGTCTTTGAAGTAACACGAGTGCGGGCGCGACAAGTTGGCTCATCTGCAATTGTCGATGTTGCCATTGCGACTCCGGGAGagttgtcgtcgtctgctTCTCGCGTCATGGCGGAAGGTTTGCGACGCAAGATTATGCAGTCCGTTGATGTAGTTGACGCTGAAGTCCATTCGACTACGCACGACACTCCACTTTTGCATGCCACCAAGACACGAGAAGCCATGGCGAGTAATGGTGTGGTTGTCCAACCCAACATGAACGACATCGAAGAGAAGGTGCGACAAAACATCAATTCTCAGCATCCTAAAGTTCGGTCGGTGCAGGGAGTCACGGTTAAGCTTGCCGAGTCGTCGGCCCGCAGGAATAGCGTCGACGTGGTTATCCGTGTGGATCCCGAAGCAACAGTTGCGGCGGCGCACGCAGTCGCGGAAGATCTGAGAAAATCTCTCGAAAATATCGATCACATCCATCAAGCTAGTATTTTTTTGGACTTGAACGCTGAACTCATATCGGTTTCTAATGCCTTGAAACCTTGA
- a CDS encoding predicted protein has product MQGLSEDPVDLSTDVCVRNFRAARGLSNIYRCAKTDGLARRLYANNHSNGEMLLLERAGLILDLRSDSERSEKDSQTWMSRAPGGKFSVQRDSFSPPLSSERVVLRLDPLSPSTFMAYLDKNWMTPQQKLKSNMYKIVDGKQLHNLRMEVLNTKGLAGLNEAILETGKHVLKEALTAIVLHLEKNPTSPVVIHCVQGKDRTGLSVMLCQSVLGISDDVIIDDYHLSESMLLDSSAVTDQLTASVKVTGKIDKRVFSGAPREAMEATLSFLRSKYGSVSPGYLDAIGFHESWQSRLKAVLGQSKAATSNL; this is encoded by the coding sequence ATGCAGGGCTTATCAGAGGATCCTGTAGACCTCAGTACAGATGTATGTGTTCGGAATTTCCGGGCCGCCAGAGGACTCTCCAATATTTATCGGTGTGCGAAAACTGATGGTTTGGCTCGTCGACTTTATGCCAACAACCACTCGAACGGGGagatgctgttgttggaaAGGGCTGGCCTGATTCTGGATTTGCGATCGGATTCAGAGCGTAGCGAAAAAGATTCACAGACTTGGATGTCTAGAGCGCCTGGTGGAAAGTTTAGCGTCCAACGCGATTCATTCTCCCCGCCACTTTCGAGTGAACGCGTTGTCTTACGCTTAGATCCTCTGTCGCCTTCCACTTTCATGGCATACTTGGACAAAAACTGGATGACACCACAGCAAAAGCTAAAAAGTAACATGTACAAAATTGTGGACGGCAAACAGCTGCACAATCTCCGAATGGAAGTTCTGAATACCAAAGGATTGGCTGGACTCAATGAAGCCATTCTTGAGACGGGGAAGCATGTTCTGAAAGAGGCCTTGACGGCGATTGTGTTGCATCTGGAGAAGAATCCGACCTCTCCGGTAGTAATCCATTGTGTACAAGGGAAGGACCGAACTGGATTAAGCGTTATGCTATGTCAATCGGTTCTTGGGATATCCGATGACGTCATAATCGATGACTACCATCTCTCGGAATCGATGTTACTTGATAGTTCTGCGGTGACGGATCAACTTACTGCAAGTGTAAAAGTGACAGGAAAAATCGACAAACGAGTTTTCTCTGGTGCACCTCGcgaagccatggaagccACCCTGAGCTTCCTGCGTTCCAAGTACGGATCAGTATCACCGGGCTACCTGGACGCGATCGGTTTCCATGAGTCATGGCAGAGTCGGCTCAAAGCAGTTCTAGGTCAATCGAAGGCGGCAACCAGTAATTTATAG